From Paenibacillus graminis, a single genomic window includes:
- a CDS encoding spore germination protein yields the protein MAAQTKEKKQSQSADSNLSSPLSGNLEEDLQLIGQGLGNSMDLIIRRFKMINPAPQVAVIYMEGLTDKELVDDFISHALSYQSVGEEGRKLSTVQEVFNYIKEKALTPGKSQSLTDRNGLYEALLSGNTLVLVEGVPEALSGDTSGGEVRPVSEAGTQVSIRGSKESFTETISVNISLVRRRIKNPNLWVEPMKLGAVTQTNVAIMYIQGLADKDVLQKLKEKLKEIRVDSILESGYIEQLIEESGYTPFPTLYNTERPDSVAGNLLDGRIAVFVDGTPFVLIAPATFFMFFHTVEDYYQRFDIATLIRLLRFLCFLISMFGPAIFVAALNFHQEMIPTPLLINLASQREGVPFPAFVEALMMEVTFEIIREAGIRLPSPIGQTVSIIGGLVLGQAAVQAGIVSPAMVIVVSLTGISSFTTPAFNMALSVRFLRFVIVFVAAFMGLYGIVILALMMIAHLCSLRSLGVPYMSPLGPFDPEAQKDTLIRSPIHFMKIRPRLADKSNVRKKADKEKQGNQA from the coding sequence ATGGCTGCTCAAACAAAAGAAAAAAAACAGTCTCAATCGGCTGATAGCAATCTAAGCTCCCCGCTCTCCGGGAACCTGGAAGAAGATTTACAGCTCATCGGGCAAGGTCTGGGGAACAGTATGGATCTGATCATTCGCCGTTTCAAAATGATAAATCCGGCACCCCAGGTTGCTGTTATTTATATGGAAGGCCTTACGGATAAGGAGTTAGTAGATGACTTCATCTCCCATGCATTGTCCTATCAATCCGTTGGTGAGGAAGGGCGGAAGCTGTCGACCGTCCAGGAGGTTTTTAACTATATCAAGGAAAAAGCACTGACTCCGGGCAAAAGCCAGTCGCTCACAGACAGGAATGGGCTGTATGAAGCCCTTTTGTCCGGCAACACACTTGTACTGGTTGAAGGTGTACCAGAAGCACTCAGCGGCGATACAAGCGGAGGCGAGGTCCGTCCAGTCTCTGAGGCAGGGACGCAGGTTTCGATCCGGGGGTCCAAGGAAAGCTTTACCGAAACGATAAGTGTCAACATTTCTCTGGTCCGGCGAAGAATTAAAAATCCGAATCTTTGGGTAGAACCGATGAAGCTGGGTGCTGTGACGCAGACTAATGTTGCGATTATGTATATCCAGGGGTTAGCTGATAAAGATGTGCTCCAGAAGCTGAAGGAGAAGCTGAAGGAGATCAGAGTGGATTCCATTCTGGAATCGGGATACATTGAGCAATTAATAGAAGAGAGCGGGTACACCCCTTTTCCGACACTGTACAACACAGAACGGCCGGACAGCGTGGCCGGGAATTTACTGGATGGAAGAATTGCCGTTTTTGTGGATGGAACCCCTTTTGTACTTATAGCCCCTGCAACTTTCTTTATGTTTTTTCATACTGTGGAGGACTATTATCAGCGGTTTGATATCGCTACATTGATCCGTTTATTGCGTTTTCTCTGTTTTCTTATTTCGATGTTTGGCCCTGCTATCTTTGTTGCCGCGCTTAATTTTCATCAGGAGATGATCCCTACTCCGCTGCTCATTAATTTAGCTTCACAACGGGAAGGGGTTCCTTTTCCCGCCTTTGTTGAAGCGTTGATGATGGAGGTCACCTTTGAAATTATCCGTGAGGCGGGAATCCGCCTGCCTTCGCCAATCGGACAGACCGTCTCGATTATTGGAGGTCTGGTTTTGGGGCAGGCCGCAGTACAGGCGGGCATTGTTTCACCTGCCATGGTTATTGTGGTTTCTTTAACGGGGATCTCCAGCTTTACTACACCTGCTTTTAATATGGCGCTCTCCGTACGTTTTTTGCGCTTTGTTATAGTGTTTGTGGCCGCGTTCATGGGCCTGTACGGCATAGTAATTCTGGCCTTGATGATGATCGCGCATTTATGCAGCCTGCGGTCACTCGGCGTTCCGTATATGTCTCCTTTGGGACCCTTTGACCCTGAGGCCCAGAAGGATACCCTGATCCGGTCACCGATCCATTTTATGAAGATACGGCCGCGTCTGGCAGACAAAAGCAATGTGCGCAAGAAAGCGGACAAGGAAAAACAGGGGAACCAGGCATGA
- a CDS encoding Ger(x)C family spore germination protein produces MKTKRLSVLILFAVLSLNLAGCWNSRELNELAIVSGIGVDRLMDTGELRVTFQVVNPSATATTQGASTSQSPISIYSVNDRTVFGALRRASKQATRQLFFAHAQLLVIGESLAESGMNDVLDIFERSHELRLNTTVLVSRGTDAESIMKVLLPQESVPSIGLGKKAENTSKVWGETPQVSVFETVKEITGGGGFTISGVRMRGNVEEGQKKASLEQTKAETSILISGQAVFKKGKLENWIDGPEARGTQWILDKIVETNLNIDSGDQAKAVAVNVVYSNTRIKVEMRDGLPVFKVYISEEGNLNETESDVDLSKNQEIKKLEAEMEELTKKEVREAFQAAQRLECDYFNFANEFKRVNPAEWKKVEKDWNQIFAKGKLDVQVQAYIRATGMRLTPLKAPE; encoded by the coding sequence ATGAAGACAAAACGCCTGTCTGTTCTTATTCTCTTTGCCGTTCTGTCTCTTAACCTGGCCGGATGCTGGAACAGCAGGGAGCTGAACGAGCTTGCGATCGTAAGCGGGATTGGCGTTGACCGGCTTATGGACACGGGTGAGCTTCGGGTTACCTTCCAGGTGGTGAATCCGTCTGCTACCGCCACTACCCAGGGAGCGAGCACCAGCCAGTCGCCAATCTCCATTTACTCAGTCAATGACCGGACAGTATTTGGGGCGCTCCGCAGAGCTTCTAAGCAGGCGACCCGTCAGCTTTTTTTTGCCCATGCTCAGCTTCTGGTGATAGGAGAATCGCTCGCAGAAAGCGGTATGAACGATGTGCTTGATATTTTTGAAAGATCCCATGAGCTTCGGCTGAATACAACTGTACTGGTATCAAGAGGCACGGATGCAGAGTCCATCATGAAGGTGTTGCTGCCTCAGGAGAGCGTACCCTCTATCGGGTTGGGCAAAAAGGCAGAAAATACCTCCAAGGTCTGGGGGGAAACACCACAGGTCAGTGTGTTTGAAACGGTCAAGGAAATTACAGGCGGCGGAGGGTTTACGATCAGCGGTGTCCGGATGCGCGGCAACGTGGAGGAAGGACAGAAAAAGGCAAGCCTGGAGCAAACGAAGGCGGAAACCTCAATCCTGATCAGCGGCCAGGCCGTATTCAAAAAGGGAAAGCTTGAGAATTGGATCGACGGGCCTGAAGCGAGGGGCACCCAGTGGATTCTCGACAAAATTGTCGAAACTAATTTGAATATTGATTCCGGGGATCAAGCTAAGGCCGTTGCCGTAAACGTGGTATACTCCAATACCAGGATCAAGGTTGAAATGCGTGACGGGCTGCCTGTATTTAAAGTCTACATCAGCGAGGAAGGGAATCTCAATGAGACGGAAAGCGATGTAGATTTGAGCAAAAACCAGGAAATTAAAAAGCTGGAGGCAGAGATGGAGGAATTAACGAAGAAGGAAGTCCGGGAAGCTTTTCAAGCCGCACAAAGGTTAGAGTGCGATTATTTCAACTTTGCCAATGAATTCAAACGCGTTAATCCGGCGGAATGGAAAAAAGTTGAGAAGGATTGGAATCAGATTTTTGCCAAAGGCAAACTGGATGTTCAGGTTCAAGCTTATATCCGGGCTACAGGGATGCGGCTGACCCCGCTGAAGGCCCCGGAATAA
- a CDS encoding NAD(P)/FAD-dependent oxidoreductase encodes MSKELELYDVTIIGGGPAGMYTAFYSGMRDLKTKLIEAKEELGGRMLIYPEKMIWDVGGVTPVLCRKLIDQLAEQARTFDPAIVLGQQIIGQERQEDGTYILTSATGERHWTRTIILTIGYGILQMAKLEIEGADRYEVTNLHYTVQELEPFRGKRVLISGGGDSAVDWANELEQIAASVTIVHRREQFGGHEKNIARMKASSVQVRVPHTVSQLHSSDGEKIDQVTISHMESGASEQLEVDAVIVNHGLKSDFGPLKDWGLDMGEWWANVSSRLETNLPGVFAAGDFVDYSSKVRLIAGTFTDAVLALNSAKLYIDPDAPKVAYVSSHNERFKEKNKALGVADEH; translated from the coding sequence ATGAGCAAAGAGCTGGAATTATACGATGTGACGATTATTGGCGGCGGTCCTGCCGGCATGTATACAGCCTTTTATAGCGGAATGCGGGATCTCAAAACCAAACTGATAGAGGCTAAGGAAGAGCTGGGCGGCAGAATGCTCATTTATCCCGAGAAAATGATCTGGGATGTGGGGGGAGTCACCCCGGTTCTCTGCCGTAAATTGATTGATCAGCTTGCCGAGCAGGCCCGGACCTTTGATCCGGCCATCGTGCTGGGTCAACAGATTATTGGCCAGGAGCGGCAGGAGGACGGCACATATATTCTGACATCGGCGACCGGTGAACGGCACTGGACACGTACTATCATTCTGACCATAGGGTATGGCATTCTCCAAATGGCGAAGCTGGAAATAGAGGGAGCGGACCGATATGAGGTTACAAACCTTCATTATACTGTACAGGAGCTGGAGCCTTTCCGCGGCAAGCGGGTGCTGATCTCTGGCGGCGGTGATTCGGCGGTGGATTGGGCTAACGAACTGGAGCAGATTGCCGCAAGCGTGACAATCGTGCACCGGCGCGAGCAGTTCGGCGGACATGAGAAGAACATTGCCCGCATGAAAGCTTCGTCAGTCCAAGTGCGGGTTCCGCATACAGTCAGCCAGCTGCACAGCAGCGACGGGGAGAAGATAGACCAGGTTACGATTAGCCATATGGAATCCGGCGCATCCGAGCAGCTTGAGGTCGATGCAGTGATCGTGAACCACGGGCTGAAGAGTGATTTTGGTCCGCTTAAGGACTGGGGGCTGGACATGGGCGAGTGGTGGGCCAATGTCAGCAGCAGGCTGGAGACCAACCTTCCTGGTGTTTTTGCCGCCGGAGATTTCGTGGATTACAGCAGCAAGGTCCGGCTGATCGCCGGAACGTTCACCGATGCGGTTCTGGCTCTGAACAGCGCCAAGCTGTATATAGACCCTGATGCACCGAAGGTGGCTTACGTCTCCTCGCATAATGAACGTTTTAAGGAGAAGAACAAGGCGCTTGGCGTAGCGGATGAACACTAG
- a CDS encoding sigma-70 family RNA polymerase sigma factor, translating to MRQWVEKARQGDTEAFAQLMAHCRGMAYAVSCDMLKDVHLAEDAVQEAFLEAFLNLHKLSEPAAFPGWFRTIVVRQCQRALRRKRHTLLPLDEALKGLQNEPGAADILERKEAEQVLQSSVAALSAKLRVPVQLFYFYGYSLQEISGYLGTPVQTLKKRLHDARQKLKGTLPVADLASVFNHLYEGGRNMLHIVNGDVVGNMLKHGIVQGDVLVWREIYSSGPIFANLSGSRERAERARVLETALGIPADKYITNCEEQERKLCEYTQYDEVVLWFEHDLFDQSMLAYLLHWFKGRKLGRTKLSLLCIGEFPGIERFHGLGQLTPAQLGTLSGTWRSIGRQEIELGSEVWQAYASPDPARMADLLDQKKAELAASGLPYASDAFRTHLMRLPSVQNGLGIVEQTTLQAVASGANTPLELFRQVTDALHVLGMGDLEYWKVLRALTAGEQPLLHIEGAEAYTDFRQIPEFLNRRVTETALGQQIQEGAADRVLVQGIDEWYGGLHMQGHEVPWRWDTEAGQLVRSE from the coding sequence ATGCGGCAGTGGGTAGAGAAGGCGAGACAGGGGGATACGGAGGCGTTCGCCCAGCTGATGGCGCATTGCCGGGGGATGGCGTATGCAGTGTCTTGCGACATGCTGAAGGATGTCCATTTGGCGGAGGATGCGGTTCAGGAGGCGTTCCTTGAAGCTTTTCTGAATCTGCATAAGCTGAGTGAGCCGGCCGCTTTTCCCGGCTGGTTCAGGACGATTGTGGTGAGGCAATGCCAGCGGGCCTTGCGGCGCAAGCGCCATACCCTGCTCCCTCTGGACGAAGCTCTGAAAGGTTTGCAGAATGAGCCGGGTGCAGCAGACATCCTGGAACGGAAGGAAGCAGAGCAGGTGCTGCAAAGCTCAGTGGCAGCATTATCCGCCAAGCTTAGAGTTCCGGTGCAGCTGTTTTATTTCTACGGCTATTCCCTTCAGGAGATTTCCGGATATCTGGGAACTCCGGTGCAGACCCTTAAGAAGCGGCTTCACGATGCCCGCCAAAAGCTCAAGGGCACACTTCCGGTAGCCGATCTGGCATCCGTGTTCAATCATTTGTATGAAGGAGGCAGAAATATGCTGCATATTGTGAATGGAGATGTTGTGGGTAACATGCTGAAGCATGGCATTGTTCAAGGTGATGTTTTGGTGTGGAGGGAGATATACTCTTCCGGGCCTATATTTGCAAATCTCTCCGGGTCCCGGGAACGGGCCGAGCGCGCGCGGGTGCTGGAAACAGCACTGGGAATTCCGGCCGATAAGTATATCACAAACTGTGAGGAACAAGAGCGGAAACTTTGTGAATATACCCAATACGATGAAGTCGTACTGTGGTTTGAGCATGATCTGTTCGACCAGAGTATGCTTGCCTATCTGCTTCATTGGTTCAAGGGGCGGAAGCTGGGCCGGACCAAGCTTAGTCTGCTGTGCATTGGAGAGTTTCCGGGAATTGAACGGTTTCATGGGTTGGGACAGCTCACTCCGGCCCAGCTTGGAACGTTATCCGGGACCTGGCGGAGTATTGGGCGGCAAGAAATAGAGCTGGGAAGTGAGGTGTGGCAGGCGTATGCTTCTCCTGATCCCGCCCGAATGGCTGATTTACTGGATCAAAAGAAGGCAGAACTCGCAGCATCCGGCCTGCCTTATGCTTCTGATGCTTTCCGAACGCATCTCATGCGCCTGCCTTCGGTACAGAATGGCCTTGGGATTGTGGAACAGACCACACTTCAAGCTGTTGCATCCGGGGCAAATACGCCGCTGGAATTATTCCGTCAGGTGACCGACGCGCTGCATGTGCTCGGAATGGGGGATCTCGAATATTGGAAGGTTCTGCGTGCGCTCACGGCAGGGGAGCAGCCTCTGCTGCACATCGAAGGTGCTGAGGCGTACACGGATTTCCGGCAGATTCCGGAGTTCCTGAACCGCAGGGTTACGGAGACAGCGCTGGGGCAGCAGATACAGGAAGGAGCGGCGGACCGCGTCCTGGTCCAAGGAATAGATGAGTGGTATGGAGGCCTGCACATGCAGGGGCATGAGGTGCCGTGGCGGTGGGATACTGAGGCTGGGCAACTGGTCCGCAGCGAATAA
- a CDS encoding GerAB/ArcD/ProY family transporter, which yields MKKEVIGPSQLFAMIVLFELGTALVIPIGLESGHAVWLSILMALPGGVMLYLIYNDLYRQFPDLIISGYTRKILGKFIGWPLSLLYIPVLMFNGSRNLREAGDLLISASYDRTPILIINSIMVIAVMYILNKGIEVFARTAEIYFWIMIIMGLVCNGVVIIAGLVDYKNLFPLHYNDWVDALTSAYPNIWIFPFGELVCFSTVLPYLKKSGKSKKTGVAAIILSGFLLCFTHAIEISVLGVDIYSRAAFPIYTTITLVNVANFIQRLDAFVILTLIIGVFFKMSIYCFAATVITADLFKVKDYRRLVVPMGVIVLFISFISVENYTSHLNEGKVFLKYFLPAICAVVPILLFLVHRIRKRFGWYR from the coding sequence ATGAAAAAAGAGGTCATCGGCCCCAGTCAATTATTTGCTATGATTGTGCTGTTTGAACTGGGAACCGCATTAGTTATTCCCATTGGACTGGAAAGCGGCCATGCGGTATGGCTGTCAATTCTGATGGCACTGCCCGGTGGGGTTATGCTGTATCTGATCTACAATGATCTCTACCGCCAATTTCCGGATTTGATTATCAGCGGCTATACCCGGAAAATACTTGGCAAATTCATCGGCTGGCCGCTTAGCTTGCTGTATATTCCGGTGCTTATGTTCAACGGCTCCAGAAATTTGCGGGAGGCGGGAGATCTTCTAATCTCGGCCTCCTACGACAGAACGCCGATCCTGATCATTAATTCCATTATGGTCATTGCTGTTATGTATATTCTGAACAAGGGAATTGAGGTATTTGCCAGAACCGCAGAGATTTATTTTTGGATAATGATAATCATGGGCCTGGTATGCAATGGAGTGGTGATTATCGCGGGTCTGGTGGATTATAAAAATCTGTTTCCCTTGCACTACAATGATTGGGTGGATGCCTTGACTTCCGCATATCCGAACATCTGGATATTCCCCTTCGGCGAGCTGGTTTGCTTCTCAACGGTTTTGCCCTATTTAAAGAAATCCGGAAAATCGAAAAAAACAGGCGTTGCCGCGATCATTCTAAGCGGATTTCTGCTCTGCTTCACCCATGCGATTGAAATATCCGTTCTCGGAGTAGACATTTACAGCAGAGCAGCTTTTCCCATATATACGACTATAACACTGGTTAACGTTGCTAATTTTATCCAACGTCTGGATGCGTTTGTGATCCTGACCCTGATTATCGGGGTTTTCTTCAAAATGTCAATTTATTGTTTTGCGGCGACCGTCATCACAGCGGATCTGTTCAAGGTTAAAGATTACCGGAGGCTGGTTGTGCCTATGGGAGTCATTGTACTGTTCATTTCGTTTATCAGTGTGGAGAATTACACCAGCCATTTGAATGAGGGGAAAGTGTTTTTGAAGTACTTCCTCCCCGCTATTTGTGCGGTTGTACCGATTCTTTTGTTCCTTGTCCATCGCATACGGAAGCGGTTTGGCTGGTACAGGTAG
- a CDS encoding MerR family DNA-binding transcriptional regulator: MDKTFTPKQMAMRLQISTTTLRRYEDLDLVPDVPRTASNRRFYAPVHVQAFIALRTLIQGFGIPVSYDVMSLLKKGHVEQALWKINSHQYNIQMEKQRVEEVMSLIQKTGFSKYKNVQVTEEMKIGEVAAITGVNPSAIRHWEKEGLIRAKRNPENGYRVFTSRELKKIIVLSSLRKTVFFIDSMKQLLEALEIHDLTTIERSFKVALQKLNEQLEKQMNGIAEMMRYIQFCKME, translated from the coding sequence GTGGACAAAACTTTTACGCCGAAACAGATGGCAATGAGACTTCAGATCAGCACTACAACCTTGCGAAGATATGAAGATCTCGATTTGGTACCTGACGTACCTCGAACAGCCAGTAATAGAAGATTTTATGCACCGGTCCATGTTCAAGCATTCATTGCTTTACGTACCTTGATACAAGGATTCGGTATTCCTGTCAGCTACGATGTCATGAGTCTGTTAAAAAAAGGTCACGTCGAACAGGCACTTTGGAAAATCAATTCACATCAGTACAACATCCAGATGGAGAAACAACGGGTTGAAGAGGTCATGAGCTTAATTCAAAAAACCGGCTTTTCCAAGTACAAGAATGTGCAGGTAACGGAAGAGATGAAAATCGGGGAGGTTGCCGCAATCACTGGTGTAAACCCGTCCGCTATCCGCCATTGGGAAAAGGAGGGGCTTATCCGCGCCAAGCGGAATCCGGAAAACGGGTATAGAGTCTTTACATCCCGTGAATTAAAAAAGATTATTGTGCTGAGCAGTTTAAGGAAAACCGTCTTTTTCATTGATAGCATGAAACAGTTGCTTGAAGCTTTAGAGATACATGATCTAACTACAATTGAACGCTCCTTCAAAGTGGCTCTTCAAAAACTGAATGAGCAATTGGAAAAGCAAATGAATGGCATAGCGGAAATGATGAGATATATACAATTCTGCAAAATGGAGTAA
- a CDS encoding FecCD family ABC transporter permease, with amino-acid sequence MSKTTAISFDEVRRKRGFRVLAVIAVLIVAAFIISVNTGYIRLTPLELLHTLLGRGTDKQELILFDFRLPRIVISILIGAGLAVSGAVMQGVFRNDLADPGILGINAGAGLMVMLLISFYPATSAAPVFMLPLVAFVGAACTAAMIYALAYKRHQGISPIRLLLTGVAVAAGMSAAMIVLTLRLDPDKYQFVATWLAGSIWGTSWKFVLSLLPWILILLPYVIYKARVMNVLNLGDQTATGLGAAVTKEQFRLLGAAVGLAAASVAVSGGIGFVGLIGPHLARRLVGPKHQLMLPASALLGSLLVLTADTIGRWILQPSEIPTGIVVAVIGAPYFLYLLARTKS; translated from the coding sequence ATGTCCAAGACAACGGCCATAAGTTTTGATGAAGTTAGACGCAAACGCGGATTTCGGGTGCTGGCAGTCATTGCTGTCTTGATTGTTGCTGCTTTTATTATCAGTGTGAATACAGGATACATACGTTTGACACCGCTGGAGCTGCTGCACACCCTGCTTGGCCGGGGGACGGATAAGCAAGAGCTCATTCTTTTCGATTTCCGTCTGCCGCGGATTGTGATTTCGATTCTGATTGGAGCCGGTCTGGCGGTTTCAGGAGCGGTAATGCAAGGCGTTTTCCGCAATGATCTGGCCGACCCCGGCATTCTCGGGATCAATGCCGGAGCGGGACTTATGGTCATGCTGCTGATATCCTTTTATCCGGCAACGTCTGCGGCACCGGTCTTTATGCTTCCGCTGGTGGCCTTTGTGGGGGCTGCATGTACTGCGGCAATGATCTATGCACTTGCCTATAAGCGGCACCAGGGAATTTCGCCGATCCGCCTGCTGCTGACCGGTGTAGCGGTTGCTGCCGGGATGAGTGCAGCGATGATTGTGCTTACCTTGCGCCTCGATCCGGATAAATACCAATTTGTTGCCACCTGGCTGGCGGGCAGTATCTGGGGAACCAGCTGGAAGTTCGTGCTGTCCCTGCTGCCCTGGATCCTCATTCTGCTGCCCTATGTGATCTATAAGGCAAGAGTGATGAATGTATTGAATCTCGGCGATCAGACTGCAACCGGATTGGGGGCGGCAGTAACCAAGGAACAATTCCGTCTGCTCGGGGCTGCAGTAGGATTGGCAGCGGCCAGTGTAGCCGTAAGCGGCGGAATCGGGTTCGTGGGCTTGATCGGCCCTCATCTGGCCCGGCGCCTGGTGGGGCCGAAGCATCAGCTGATGCTGCCCGCTTCGGCACTGCTGGGCTCCTTGCTTGTCCTAACGGCGGATACCATTGGCCGCTGGATTCTGCAGCCGTCTGAAATACCGACGGGCATTGTTGTCGCTGTAATCGGTGCGCCTTATTTTCTGTATTTGCTGGCCCGTACCAAATCTTGA
- a CDS encoding zinc ribbon domain-containing protein, whose product MAKKQFICSKCGCKEYAVDQFQATGGNFAKLFDVQNKKFITISCRECGYTELYKSNTASGMNILDFLMN is encoded by the coding sequence ATGGCTAAGAAACAATTTATTTGCAGTAAATGCGGATGTAAAGAGTATGCCGTGGATCAGTTTCAGGCAACCGGCGGCAACTTTGCTAAGCTTTTTGATGTCCAGAACAAAAAATTCATTACCATCAGCTGCCGGGAATGCGGCTATACTGAATTATACAAGTCCAATACGGCAAGCGGCATGAATATATTGGACTTCTTAATGAATTAG
- a CDS encoding RCC1 domain-containing protein has product MDYITPNQAVLKAKQYPKDSIAAGRRHTALLKSDGTVAAVGDNKSGQCDVSGWCDMVAVAAGNVHMAANTGNAHTIGLKSDGTVTAVGWNKHNQCDVYDWRDIVAVAAGWCRTIGLKSDGTVLAVGRNHEGECNVSGWHDIVAVTAGDWHTIGLKSDGTVTAAGNNRYRQCDVNGWGGIVAVAAGYLHTALLQSDGTVAAVGWNKHDQCDVSGWRGIVAIAAGSSHTIGLKSDGTVAAAGWNEYGQCNVSDWREIVAIAAGCAHTVGLKADGTVVAVGDNKYGQCDVSAWRGIRLPAK; this is encoded by the coding sequence ATGGATTACATTACACCGAACCAGGCGGTCCTAAAGGCGAAACAGTACCCTAAAGATAGCATAGCGGCGGGTCGTCGTCATACCGCCCTGCTTAAATCTGACGGTACGGTAGCAGCTGTGGGTGATAATAAATCCGGCCAATGTGATGTGAGCGGCTGGTGCGATATGGTGGCGGTTGCGGCTGGTAATGTTCATATGGCGGCGAACACGGGTAATGCTCATACCATCGGTCTTAAATCTGACGGTACGGTAACCGCTGTGGGTTGGAATAAGCATAACCAATGCGATGTATACGACTGGCGCGATATTGTAGCGGTTGCAGCAGGCTGGTGCCGTACCATTGGGCTTAAATCGGATGGCACGGTGCTTGCTGTGGGCCGAAATCATGAAGGGGAATGCAATGTAAGCGGCTGGCATGATATTGTGGCGGTCACCGCCGGTGACTGGCATACCATCGGTCTTAAATCGGACGGCACGGTGACGGCTGCGGGAAATAACCGGTATCGCCAATGCGATGTAAACGGTTGGGGCGGCATAGTTGCGGTAGCTGCGGGTTACCTTCATACCGCCCTGCTTCAATCGGACGGCACGGTGGCAGCTGTGGGTTGGAATAAACATGACCAATGCGATGTAAGCGGCTGGCGCGGTATTGTGGCGATTGCGGCGGGCAGCAGTCATACCATCGGGCTTAAATCAGACGGTACCGTGGCGGCTGCGGGCTGGAATGAGTATGGCCAATGTAATGTAAGCGATTGGCGCGAGATTGTAGCGATTGCGGCGGGGTGTGCCCATACCGTGGGACTTAAAGCGGACGGCACGGTGGTCGCTGTGGGTGATAATAAATATGGCCAATGCGATGTAAGCGCCTGGCGCGGCATACGACTGCCTGCCAAATAG
- a CDS encoding FecCD family ABC transporter permease, with translation MSQQTAAGTGPLGRLDEVKLRSRPWAATLILVGGLVALALGIAVSVSFGAADIQLPVVWNAIFHFNPDITDHQIIRELRLPRVLGGVMIGASFAVAGAVMQGMTRNPLADSGLMGINSGAGFALALCFAFMPNLPFMSLILYSFVGAGAGAAIVYGVGSLAKGGLTPARLVLAGAALSALLSALSEGVALYYKIGQDLAFWYAGGIAGTKWFQLKIMFPWVFAAVLGAIALSRSITMLSLGDDVAKGLGQRTGLVKLAGALIVLVLAGSSVSVVGAVGFIGLIIPHLTRYLVGVDYRWIIPCSAVLGSLLVVLADLAARTIIPQHETPLGAVLALIGVPFFLYLARKERREL, from the coding sequence ATGAGTCAACAGACAGCAGCCGGTACAGGTCCCCTAGGGCGGCTGGATGAGGTGAAGCTTCGTTCGCGGCCTTGGGCGGCTACGCTGATCCTGGTTGGCGGTCTGGTTGCCCTGGCGCTGGGTATTGCAGTATCGGTCTCGTTCGGGGCTGCGGATATTCAGCTGCCGGTGGTATGGAACGCTATTTTTCATTTCAATCCGGATATTACGGATCACCAGATTATCCGGGAGCTTCGGCTGCCCCGTGTGCTTGGCGGTGTGATGATCGGTGCCAGCTTTGCTGTGGCAGGAGCGGTTATGCAAGGGATGACCCGCAACCCGCTCGCGGATTCCGGGCTGATGGGCATTAATTCGGGGGCAGGATTTGCGCTGGCGCTTTGTTTCGCATTTATGCCTAATCTGCCATTCATGAGTTTGATCCTGTATTCCTTTGTGGGTGCAGGTGCGGGGGCGGCGATTGTGTATGGTGTCGGGTCCTTGGCTAAAGGCGGATTGACTCCAGCCCGTCTGGTGCTGGCCGGTGCGGCTTTGAGTGCGCTGCTCTCGGCGTTAAGCGAAGGCGTGGCTTTGTACTATAAAATCGGACAAGATCTGGCCTTTTGGTATGCAGGAGGCATAGCCGGAACGAAATGGTTCCAGCTGAAAATTATGTTTCCCTGGGTTTTTGCGGCGGTTCTTGGGGCCATCGCGTTGTCCCGCTCCATTACCATGCTCAGCCTGGGCGACGATGTTGCCAAAGGGCTTGGGCAGCGTACAGGCCTGGTGAAGCTGGCAGGTGCTCTGATTGTCCTGGTTCTTGCCGGTTCATCGGTATCTGTAGTAGGAGCTGTCGGTTTTATTGGTCTGATCATCCCCCATTTGACGCGGTATCTTGTCGGTGTGGATTACAGGTGGATTATTCCGTGCTCTGCTGTGCTTGGCAGTCTGCTGGTGGTGCTCGCTGATCTGGCGGCCAGAACCATCATTCCGCAGCATGAAACACCGCTCGGTGCCGTTCTTGCACTGATTGGTGTGCCTTTCTTTCTGTATCTGGCCCGTAAAGAGAGAAGGGAGCTGTGA